In the genome of Dehalococcoidales bacterium, the window AATAAAGGTGGCGGTCTTGCGCATGTTCTTGCCCTTCACTCCGTGTCTTTTAAGTGTATCCAGGGCCGCTTACGATAATGTCACATAAACACTGCCAGCTTTCACAAAAAAGTCATAATTATCACAAATGGATATATTGGCGGGCAGCTATAAATAATTTGGGATGTTGAATGTGACTTTTGTTGATAAAAAGAAAGGTCTTCCGTTTTCAGGAAGACCTCACTGATTTATTTAAGGGTCTGGATAACCGGTCAGGATGATTTTGTCATGATATACCCGATGCCGGGACGCGTCAGGATATAGTCCGGACATTTGGCGTTATCTCCCAGCTTCTTGCGCAGCCGGGCTATGTTTACCTGGAGCAGGTGTGCCGCGCCCACGTATTCTTCTCCCCACACCTTTACTAAAAGCTGGTCCGGTGTCACCACGCGGCCGGCGTTTAGAGAGATATAGGAGAGCATTTTGTATTCCGTGGAGGTCAGCTCCAGTTCGTGGTCATTGACCATCACCCTCCTGGAGGCGAAATCTATTATCAGGTCTTTATAGTGAAAAGAAGCCTGCTGCGGCTTTTCCTGTATATCCACCCGCCGCAGTACGGCGCGTACCCTGGCGGCCAGTTCGCTGGCGGAAAAGGGCTTGGTCACGTAATCGTCCGCCCCTATATTCAGCCCCTCCACCTTCTCTTTATCGTCGCCGCGGGCGGTGACCATGATGATCGGCACCTGTGAAAACTCGCGGATGCGCTTGCACAGCGTGTAGCCGTCGATATCCGGCATCATGATGTCCAGTAAGACCAGGGCCGGCGACTCCTTTTCAAATACTTTCAGCGCGATATCCCCGCCGCTGGCGGTGATAACCTGGAAATCCTCCAGTTCCAGCATCCGCTTCATCATACGCAGCATGCGTATATCATCATCCACCACCAGAATCGTTGCTTTCTTCTTTGGCATTTCAGCACCTCCCTTTCCCGGGGAAAGGATTATTTTTCGTGCCTCACCAGGTTATTGTCCGTATTATTACCTAAAGCCTTGTCTTTTTCAACTCCGGGGTGGTGAGGGGTAGTGTAAACTGGAATTTGCTGCCCTTGCCCAGCGTGCTTTCTGCCCAGATACGGCCGCCGTGGGCTTCCACCAGCCGCTGGCAGATATATAGCCCCAGCCCGATGCCGTTGGCGCCGGGGTTCAGCCGCTGCTCTATTTTATACATCCGGTCGAAGATGACGGTCAGCTCACCGGGGGATATGCCCTGGCCCTGGTCGGTCACGCTGATAAGCAGCTCGTCGCCGGTTTTTTGGGCGGATACCAGGATTTCCGTCCGCGGCGTTGAGTACTTGGCGGCGTTATCGATAAGGTTGTCCAGCACCTGTCGGATACGCCTGGCGTCTATATTCACCGCCGGCAGGTGATTGTCCGTCTTTATGACGATACGGTTATGCCCTTCCAGCGCCGCCGCCGCATTAATGGCTTCCTTAATGAGGTCCGTAATATTTACCGGCGTCTTTTCCAGCATCAGCAGTCCGGCGTCCAGCCGCGAGGTATCCAGTAAATTGTCCACCAGCTTTCCCAGCTTGTCCGTGGAGTTGTCTATGGAGCGCAGGCATCCCTTGGTCTCCGCGGCTCCCAGCCGTTCCGCATAGTCCAGTATCATGGTGGTGTAGCCTTTTATCGCCGCCAGCGGCGTGCGCAGTTCATGCGAGACGGTAGCCAGCAGGGCGGTTTTCATCTTGTTGATTTCTTCGTATTCAAACACCTTTCTCTCCAGGTATTTGCGCTCGGTGATGTCCATCAGGTTGCCCAGAATCGCCCGTTTACCTTCGTAATGTATGGGGGATACGGTCTGCATTACCCACTTTACCTGGCCGGCCTTGTGGAGAATACGGAACTCGCAGGGATAGGGACTGCCGTGCTTGAGGCTGTACCTGGCGCTCGATTGCACTACATCGGTATCACCGGCAAAGACGAGGCTCAACATCTTCCTGCCGTAGAGTTCCGACTGGCTGTAGCCGGTGATGTGCTGGAACTGCGGGTTGGCGTAGCGGATTTTTTCATGTTGCATGATATAAATGCCCAGGGGCGAGCTGTGGGAGATGGATTGCAGCAGCTCCTGAGATTGCTTTTGCTCGGTGATGTCCATGATGACGGAGAGGACGCAGGGTTTCCCGCCGATGTTGATGATATCGGCGGAGATAAGGCCGTAGTGCATGGTGCCGGTCTTGGTACGCGTGGCCATTTCAATATTGCGGAGGGTGCCCCGTTTCTCCAGGTCGTGCAGCACCCAGTTGTTGCCTGTGGCGTCCAGCCAGCCGCGGTTGTCCACCGTGTCAAGCTTGAGCGCTTCTTCACGGGAGTAGCCGGTAAAGTGCACGAAACTGTCGTTTACTTCCAGCAGCCGGCCGTCTTCCAGCGTGGAGATGGCGATAATGGCCGGGCTGGACAGGAAGGCTTTGGAGAACTTTTCTTCGGATTCCTGCAAGGCGTCTTCCGCCTGGCGGTGCTCGGTGATGTTTCCCAGCCGCTCCGCCACGGCATTGAGCAGGAGCATCTCTTCCTTGGAAAACAGACCGTCGGTGGTGGGTAGTTTGGTATACCCTATCTCTACCACTCCAGCTTTAACGCCTTGTACCGTAACGACCGCAGAAATTTTAGGGGCGGTTGCCCGGTAGCGGCTGGTTTTGAACTCGTCCCCGTGGATGCGGATACGGGCGAAAGCGCTTTCCGGGTATTGCAGTGCCAGCGGCAGGATTTTCACAATCTCCGCCAGTCGTTCCTTGAGTGTTATATCCGGCATGCCGGTGATGCGGGTGATGTCATAGAGACAGCGGAGCTCCTTAAGGCGTTTTTCCAGGGTAAGCCGCACGTCCCCGCAAAGCGGCTTCTCCGGACCGTCGCCCGTCTTCTCCGGAATACGCTTGACCGGGCGGGCTTTCCGTGGTACCTGACCTATAGCAGCTTGAACAGATTTATTATGCAGTTTTTTCATTTCCCTTATGGTGACGCAAATGTAATCCGTGACCTGGCCTGGTGTCTATATAGCAGGTATTTACGGCTACAGCGTCAAGTGTCTAAAAGTAACCGGTACTATGCTTTTTGGCCATGCAGCATTCCCGTTAAATCTTCCTGTTCCATGCTTCTGGCCATCGCCTGCTCCCGCGTTATCATGCCGCGGTTAAAGAGCGCTGCCAGGGCGTGGTTCAGAGACTGCATGCCTTGCTCCTTGCTGGTTTGTATCGTGTTCATCATCTGGAAAGTCTTGCCCTCCCGGATGAGGTTCCTGATGGGGGGGGTGGCCAGCATGATTTCTACGGCCGCCACGCGCCCCGGCCCGTCCCGGCGGGGCAGCAGCAACTGGTAAAGTATGCCCTCCAGCACCAGGGACAATTGTACGCGTACTTGCTGCTGCTGGTAGGGCGGGAAAACGTCTATAAAACGGTCGATTGACTCCGGCGTGCCCGGTGTGTGGAGGGTGGTTAATACCAGGTGGCCGGTTTCCGCCGCCGTGAGCACCGCGGACATCGTCTCCAGGTCTCTCATCTCGTCCACCAGGATGACGTCCGGGTTCTGGCGCATGGCGTGCTTTAAAGCATTGGCGAAAGACCGTGTGTCCTTGCCGATTTCCCGCTGGGTAAAAATGCATTTGTTGTCCCGGTGAATGAATTCCACCGGGTCGCCGATGGCCACGATTTTACGTTTGACGGTCTGGTTGAGGTGGTTTATCATTGCGGCCAGAGTGGTGGACTTGCCGCAGCCGGTAGGCCCGGTCACAATCACCAGCCCGTT includes:
- a CDS encoding response regulator transcription factor translates to MPKKKATILVVDDDIRMLRMMKRMLELEDFQVITASGGDIALKVFEKESPALVLLDIMMPDIDGYTLCKRIREFSQVPIIMVTARGDDKEKVEGLNIGADDYVTKPFSASELAARVRAVLRRVDIQEKPQQASFHYKDLIIDFASRRVMVNDHELELTSTEYKMLSYISLNAGRVVTPDQLLVKVWGEEYVGAAHLLQVNIARLRKKLGDNAKCPDYILTRPGIGYIMTKSS
- a CDS encoding PAS domain S-box protein yields the protein MKKLHNKSVQAAIGQVPRKARPVKRIPEKTGDGPEKPLCGDVRLTLEKRLKELRCLYDITRITGMPDITLKERLAEIVKILPLALQYPESAFARIRIHGDEFKTSRYRATAPKISAVVTVQGVKAGVVEIGYTKLPTTDGLFSKEEMLLLNAVAERLGNITEHRQAEDALQESEEKFSKAFLSSPAIIAISTLEDGRLLEVNDSFVHFTGYSREEALKLDTVDNRGWLDATGNNWVLHDLEKRGTLRNIEMATRTKTGTMHYGLISADIINIGGKPCVLSVIMDITEQKQSQELLQSISHSSPLGIYIMQHEKIRYANPQFQHITGYSQSELYGRKMLSLVFAGDTDVVQSSARYSLKHGSPYPCEFRILHKAGQVKWVMQTVSPIHYEGKRAILGNLMDITERKYLERKVFEYEEINKMKTALLATVSHELRTPLAAIKGYTTMILDYAERLGAAETKGCLRSIDNSTDKLGKLVDNLLDTSRLDAGLLMLEKTPVNITDLIKEAINAAAALEGHNRIVIKTDNHLPAVNIDARRIRQVLDNLIDNAAKYSTPRTEILVSAQKTGDELLISVTDQGQGISPGELTVIFDRMYKIEQRLNPGANGIGLGLYICQRLVEAHGGRIWAESTLGKGSKFQFTLPLTTPELKKTRL
- a CDS encoding PilT/PilU family type 4a pilus ATPase → MNINDLLGMSVARGASDLHLKTGSPPALRINGELNVQDDMGIITPEEMTAIFFDITTEAEREEFARELETDFAYEAKDIGRFRINICRQIGTIGLSCRPILTDMPTIEGLGLPAICKELAMKNNGLVIVTGPTGCGKSTTLAAMINHLNQTVKRKIVAIGDPVEFIHRDNKCIFTQREIGKDTRSFANALKHAMRQNPDVILVDEMRDLETMSAVLTAAETGHLVLTTLHTPGTPESIDRFIDVFPPYQQQQVRVQLSLVLEGILYQLLLPRRDGPGRVAAVEIMLATPPIRNLIREGKTFQMMNTIQTSKEQGMQSLNHALAALFNRGMITREQAMARSMEQEDLTGMLHGQKA